The following are encoded together in the Nocardioides thalensis genome:
- a CDS encoding Ig-like domain repeat protein — protein MRIVAAGIALLAAALAAPAPTAPDPAEPAPPVAYAEPSPSRPARVAAPGEPVAPLDETFALHSRPGATRTIFIDFDGARVAATAWNVVKLLLDGTHPAWDPGSDGPAFNAEERTLVQDVWRRVAEDFAPYDVDVTTEDPGDLGNRGVRALVTPSQGAMSVLCGSCSGIAYINVFGRTYYDPAWVFAQRLFDDPSYVAEAVSHEVGHNLGLRHDGTAELAYYAGHGDWAPIMGAAFGKDVTQWSRGSYAGASNTEDDLSIIGSVLGYRADESGGEVAAAVPLGDGTGFVTTATDADTYRLPACTGPTTITAEPAETGANLDLRLDLLDAGGSVVATDEPAGPGAAVTADLTADPWFVRVDGAGEGTWLTGYDDYASVGAYRITVAGCAGGIEPPPNDTPTGTPTETPVEPDPVAETDPLATRTRLSLPTRAMRGSRPWVLVRVSESDTGDEVGGTVRLAVGGRTVGTATVDLGTARIRLPRLTRVGRATVTATYAGSADLARSRAVRTIRVVRR, from the coding sequence GTGCGGATCGTCGCTGCCGGCATCGCGCTGCTCGCGGCCGCCCTGGCCGCGCCGGCGCCCACGGCACCGGACCCTGCGGAACCGGCGCCGCCGGTCGCCTACGCCGAGCCCTCACCGTCGCGGCCCGCGCGCGTCGCCGCTCCGGGCGAACCGGTGGCGCCACTCGACGAGACGTTCGCGCTGCACAGCCGGCCCGGCGCGACCAGGACGATCTTCATCGACTTCGACGGTGCCCGGGTCGCGGCCACCGCCTGGAACGTCGTCAAGCTGCTCCTCGACGGCACCCATCCCGCGTGGGACCCCGGCTCCGACGGCCCGGCGTTCAACGCCGAGGAGCGCACGCTGGTGCAGGACGTGTGGCGCCGGGTCGCGGAGGACTTCGCGCCGTACGACGTCGACGTGACCACCGAGGACCCGGGCGACCTCGGCAACCGGGGCGTGCGCGCGCTGGTCACGCCGAGCCAGGGCGCGATGAGCGTGCTCTGCGGCAGCTGCTCGGGCATCGCCTACATCAACGTCTTCGGCCGGACCTACTACGACCCGGCCTGGGTGTTCGCGCAGCGGCTCTTCGACGACCCGTCGTACGTCGCCGAGGCGGTCAGCCACGAGGTCGGCCACAACCTCGGGCTGCGTCACGACGGCACCGCGGAGCTCGCGTACTACGCGGGGCACGGCGACTGGGCGCCGATCATGGGCGCGGCGTTCGGCAAGGACGTCACGCAGTGGAGCCGCGGGTCCTACGCCGGCGCGAGCAACACCGAGGACGACCTCTCGATCATCGGCTCGGTGCTCGGCTACCGGGCCGACGAGTCGGGCGGCGAGGTCGCCGCCGCCGTACCTCTCGGGGACGGCACCGGCTTCGTCACGACCGCCACCGACGCGGACACCTACCGGCTGCCCGCCTGCACCGGACCGACCACGATCACCGCCGAGCCGGCGGAGACCGGGGCCAACCTGGACCTCCGTCTCGACCTGCTCGACGCGGGCGGCTCCGTGGTGGCGACCGACGAGCCTGCCGGGCCGGGCGCGGCCGTGACCGCCGACCTCACCGCCGACCCGTGGTTCGTGCGCGTCGACGGCGCGGGCGAGGGCACCTGGCTGACCGGGTACGACGACTACGCCAGCGTCGGCGCCTACCGGATCACCGTCGCGGGCTGCGCCGGCGGCATCGAACCGCCGCCGAACGACACACCGACCGGGACGCCGACGGAGACGCCGGTGGAGCCGGACCCGGTGGCGGAGACCGACCCGCTCGCCACGCGGACCCGGCTGTCGCTGCCCACGCGCGCCATGCGCGGAAGCCGGCCGTGGGTGCTGGTCCGCGTCAGCGAGAGCGACACCGGCGACGAGGTCGGCGGGACCGTACGGCTGGCCGTCGGCGGCCGGACCGTCGGCACGGCGACCGTGGACCTCGGCACCGCCCGGATCCGGCTCCCCCGTCTCACCCGCGTCGGCCGAGCGACGGTCACGGCGACGTACGCCGGCTCCGCCGACCTCGCGCGCTCGCGGGCCGTGCGGACGATCCGCGTCGTCCGCCGCTGA
- a CDS encoding acyl-CoA carboxylase epsilon subunit: MTEDQKPLLKVVSPDATPEEVAAIVAVFSALGGGEPAPEPPKSQWAAPAARMRKPLAHGPGAWRASGLRG, from the coding sequence GTGACCGAGGACCAGAAGCCGCTGCTGAAGGTGGTCTCCCCCGACGCCACCCCCGAGGAGGTCGCCGCGATCGTCGCGGTGTTCTCGGCGCTGGGCGGCGGCGAGCCCGCGCCCGAGCCGCCGAAGTCGCAATGGGCCGCACCGGCCGCGCGCATGCGGAAGCCGCTCGCCCACGGCCCGGGGGCCTGGCGGGCGAGCGGCCTGCGCGGCTGA
- a CDS encoding helix-turn-helix transcriptional regulator, producing MAATSARLLALLGLLQSRSDWSGAELAERLDVTDRTVRNDVARLRELGYPVHAVRGPGGRYRLGAGAKLPPLLLDDDEAVAVAVGLRASTGMAGFEEAGARALAKLDQVLPTRLGRQVAALRSGSSAGPNTDGSLPDRPVAPELLTTLAAAIRDHDGLRCRYQDEPLRLEPYHLVSWQRRWYLVARDPDSGRWAPYRVDWLELRTPGDRRFTPTEFPGDMTEFVVREVARTGWAVHARLVIEAPAEEVVARINPAVGTVEPLPDGRSVLVTGGDSLEIVSVWIGMLGIDFTVESPAALVDHLAVLARRYTRAAQVAEVAADS from the coding sequence ATGGCCGCCACCTCCGCCCGGCTGCTCGCCCTGCTGGGGCTCCTCCAGAGCCGCAGCGACTGGTCCGGCGCCGAGCTCGCGGAGCGACTCGACGTCACCGACCGGACCGTCCGCAACGACGTCGCACGCCTGCGCGAGCTCGGCTACCCCGTCCACGCGGTCCGGGGCCCGGGCGGCCGCTACCGGCTCGGCGCGGGGGCCAAGCTGCCGCCGCTCCTGCTCGACGACGACGAGGCCGTGGCCGTCGCGGTCGGCCTCCGCGCCTCCACCGGCATGGCCGGCTTCGAGGAGGCCGGCGCCCGGGCGCTGGCCAAGCTCGACCAGGTGCTGCCGACCCGGCTCGGGCGCCAGGTCGCGGCGCTGCGCTCCGGATCGAGCGCCGGCCCCAACACCGACGGGTCGCTGCCCGACCGGCCGGTCGCGCCCGAGCTGCTGACGACGCTGGCAGCCGCGATCCGCGACCACGACGGGCTGCGCTGCCGCTACCAGGACGAGCCGCTGCGGCTCGAGCCCTACCACCTGGTGTCGTGGCAGCGGCGGTGGTACCTCGTCGCTCGCGACCCCGACAGCGGCCGCTGGGCGCCGTACCGCGTGGACTGGCTGGAGCTCCGCACGCCGGGCGACCGCCGGTTCACGCCGACGGAGTTCCCCGGCGACATGACCGAGTTCGTGGTGCGCGAGGTGGCCCGCACCGGGTGGGCCGTCCACGCCCGGTTGGTGATCGAGGCGCCGGCCGAGGAGGTCGTGGCGCGGATCAACCCCGCCGTCGGCACCGTGGAGCCGCTGCCCGACGGCCGGTCGGTGCTGGTGACCGGCGGCGACAGCCTGGAGATCGTCTCCGTGTGGATCGGGATGCTCGGCATCGACTTCACCGTCGAGTCGCCGGCCGCCCTGGTCGACCACCTCGCCGTGCTGGCGCGTCGCTACACGCGCGCCGCTCAGGTCGCGGAGGTCGCGGCCGATTCCTGA
- a CDS encoding DNA glycosylase AlkZ-like family protein: protein MLELSREDARRIAVRAQLLDAYRPPSLVAMVDHLTVLQIDPTAAIAPNVDLVSWSRLGDGYEPSDLRFALEEERSLVEHGSYVRPMDDVVLALATVKDWGRYDRAMRWIEANAAFRADVLARLRGEGPLTASEIPDTAAEPWESTGWTNDKNVVLMLEFLMMLGDVAIAGRKGKLRRWDLAERVYPADLEVPSYDDARAELVGRRLSSLGIARAKPAAQFAEIVEIGDVGVEARVEGSPGTWRVDPDAAAALDEPFEGRTAFLSPFDRLVYDRDRALDLFDFEYVLEMYKPAAKRRWGYFALPILHGDRLVGKLDAKADRKAGVLRVNAIHEDFPWEPAIGDAVEAEVEALAAWLGMEVARG from the coding sequence GTGCTGGAGCTGAGCCGGGAGGACGCGCGCCGGATCGCGGTGCGGGCGCAGCTGCTCGACGCCTACCGGCCGCCGTCGCTGGTGGCGATGGTCGACCACCTGACCGTGCTGCAGATCGACCCGACCGCCGCGATCGCCCCCAACGTCGACCTGGTGTCGTGGTCGCGCCTCGGAGACGGCTACGAGCCGTCGGACCTGCGGTTCGCCCTCGAGGAGGAGCGCTCGCTCGTCGAGCACGGCTCCTACGTGCGGCCGATGGACGACGTCGTCCTCGCGCTGGCGACGGTGAAGGACTGGGGCCGCTACGACCGTGCGATGCGCTGGATCGAGGCCAACGCGGCGTTCCGGGCCGACGTGCTCGCCCGGCTGCGCGGCGAGGGTCCGCTGACCGCCTCCGAGATCCCCGACACCGCGGCCGAGCCCTGGGAGTCGACGGGCTGGACCAACGACAAGAACGTCGTGCTCATGCTCGAGTTCCTGATGATGCTCGGCGACGTCGCGATCGCCGGGCGGAAGGGCAAGCTGCGCCGGTGGGACCTCGCCGAGCGGGTCTACCCCGCCGACCTCGAGGTCCCGTCGTACGACGACGCGCGGGCCGAGCTGGTGGGCCGGCGGCTCTCGTCGCTCGGCATCGCGCGGGCCAAGCCGGCCGCGCAGTTCGCGGAGATCGTCGAGATCGGCGACGTGGGTGTCGAGGCGCGGGTCGAGGGATCGCCCGGCACCTGGCGGGTCGACCCCGATGCCGCCGCCGCGCTGGACGAGCCCTTCGAGGGCCGGACCGCATTCCTCTCCCCGTTCGACCGGCTCGTCTACGACCGCGACCGGGCGCTCGACCTCTTCGACTTCGAGTACGTGCTGGAGATGTACAAGCCCGCCGCCAAGCGCCGCTGGGGCTACTTCGCCCTGCCGATCCTCCACGGCGACCGGCTCGTCGGGAAGCTCGACGCGAAGGCCGACCGGAAGGCCGGCGTGCTCCGGGTCAACGCGATCCACGAGGACTTCCCTTGGGAGCCTGCCATCGGCGACGCCGTCGAGGCGGAGGTCGAGGCGCTCGCCGCGTGGCTCGGGATGGAGGTCGCGCGGGGCTGA
- a CDS encoding DUF885 domain-containing protein has protein sequence MTRPVDSRTDQFVDDVATSDPLAATAIGIPGYDHLLPDFSPDGFAAREELVRSAVRDVEALEPSDERETVARDAFLERNRLELEKIDAGLARHEVSVIAGASQELREAFDLMGTDTAEEWEAIDARLAGIPAALDAYRATLLEEAAAGRVVARRQYVEHAKQIQGWTRAGAGNYFTDLAAKAPEGVRDQVLARAEGASAAYAEFASFLESDLAPRGKDTDGVGREHYALASRFFLGAAVDLEETYAWGWEELKRIEDDMAATAQRITPGGSVEDAVKVLDADPARDCGSREAFQEWMQEKSDRILADFNGVHFDIAEPIRNLACKVAPVNDGGAWYTPPSEDLSRPGTMWFSFTDDHEIYSAWRETTTVFHEGVPGHHLQCAQAVYRADLLNRWQRLLCWVSGHGEGWALYSERLMDELGYFDDPGDRLGFLDMQGFRAARVIVDIGVHLGLTIPKDNPFGWRPGEVWNAELVYEFMRAHSRMDDGSLRFEVNRYLGWPGQAPSYKVGERIWLEARAEATARAGTSFDLKAFHTAALDLGALGLDPLKAALARL, from the coding sequence ATGACCCGCCCCGTGGACTCCAGGACCGACCAGTTCGTCGACGACGTGGCCACCAGCGACCCGCTGGCCGCGACGGCGATCGGCATCCCCGGCTATGACCACCTGCTGCCCGACTTCTCCCCCGACGGCTTCGCCGCGCGCGAGGAGCTGGTGCGGTCCGCCGTGCGCGACGTCGAGGCGCTCGAGCCCAGCGACGAGCGCGAGACCGTCGCGCGCGACGCGTTCCTCGAGCGCAACCGGCTCGAGCTGGAGAAGATCGACGCCGGCCTGGCGCGGCACGAGGTGTCCGTGATCGCGGGTGCCTCGCAGGAGCTGCGTGAGGCGTTCGACCTGATGGGCACCGACACCGCCGAGGAGTGGGAGGCGATCGACGCCCGCCTCGCGGGCATCCCGGCCGCGCTCGACGCCTACCGCGCCACGCTCCTCGAGGAGGCGGCCGCCGGGCGGGTCGTCGCGCGCCGGCAGTACGTCGAGCACGCCAAGCAGATCCAGGGCTGGACCCGCGCCGGTGCCGGCAACTACTTCACCGACCTCGCCGCGAAGGCGCCCGAGGGCGTGCGCGACCAGGTGCTCGCCCGCGCGGAGGGCGCGTCCGCGGCGTACGCCGAGTTCGCGAGCTTCCTCGAGAGCGACCTCGCGCCGCGCGGCAAGGACACCGACGGCGTCGGCCGCGAGCACTACGCGCTCGCGTCGCGGTTCTTCCTCGGGGCGGCCGTCGACCTCGAGGAGACCTATGCGTGGGGCTGGGAGGAGCTCAAGCGCATCGAGGACGACATGGCCGCGACCGCGCAGCGGATCACGCCGGGCGGCTCGGTCGAGGACGCCGTCAAGGTGCTCGACGCCGACCCCGCCCGCGACTGCGGCAGCCGCGAGGCGTTCCAGGAGTGGATGCAGGAGAAGTCCGACCGGATCCTCGCCGACTTCAACGGCGTCCACTTCGACATCGCCGAGCCGATCCGCAACCTCGCCTGCAAGGTCGCGCCGGTCAACGACGGCGGCGCCTGGTACACGCCGCCGTCCGAGGACCTCTCGCGGCCCGGCACGATGTGGTTCTCGTTCACCGACGACCACGAGATCTACTCGGCCTGGCGCGAGACGACCACGGTCTTCCACGAGGGCGTGCCCGGCCACCACCTCCAGTGCGCGCAGGCCGTCTACCGCGCCGATCTGCTCAACCGCTGGCAGCGCCTGCTGTGCTGGGTGAGCGGCCACGGCGAGGGCTGGGCGCTCTACTCCGAGCGGCTGATGGACGAGCTCGGCTACTTCGACGACCCGGGCGACCGGCTCGGTTTCCTCGACATGCAGGGCTTCCGCGCGGCGCGGGTGATCGTCGACATCGGCGTCCACCTCGGGCTGACGATCCCGAAGGACAACCCGTTCGGCTGGCGACCGGGCGAGGTCTGGAACGCCGAGCTCGTCTACGAGTTCATGCGCGCCCACTCACGGATGGACGACGGGTCGCTGCGGTTCGAGGTCAACCGCTACCTCGGGTGGCCCGGCCAGGCGCCGTCCTACAAGGTCGGCGAGCGGATCTGGCTGGAGGCCCGCGCCGAGGCGACCGCGCGCGCCGGCACCTCGTTCGACCTGAAGGCGTTCCACACCGCCGCGCTCGACCTCGGCGCCCTCGGCCTCGACCCGCTGAAGGCGGCGCTGGCACGACTGTGA
- a CDS encoding carboxyl transferase domain-containing protein, whose product MTAEPAATQDQPDIHTTAGKLADLERRLDEAVHAASEKAVEKQHAKGRQTARERIEQLFDEGSFVEMDELARHRSTNFGLEKNRPYGDGVITGYGTIDGRQVCVFSQDFTIFGGSLGEVYGEKITKVMDLAIKTGSPIIGINEGAGARIQEGVVSLGLYGEIFRRNVHASGVIPQISLIMGNCAGGHVYSPAVTDFTVMVDQTSAMFITGPDVIKTVTGEDVTMEELGGARAHNTKSGNAHYMAADEEDALEYVKALLSYLPQNNMDEPPSFPEEADLAPTDEDLALDTLIPDSPNQPYDMHDVITTVLDDGEFLEVQPLFAPNIIVGYGRVEGHSVGIVANQPMQFAGTLDIDASEKAARFVRTCDAFNIPVVTFVDVPGFLPGVGQEHAGIIRRGAKLIYAYAEATVPLVTIITRKAYGGAYDVMGSKHLGADLNLSWPTGQIAVMGAQGAANIVYRRELKELADSGTSQEQVDTRRAELIDEYETTLANPYIAAERGYIDAVIRPHETRAEIVRGLRLLRTKREVLPPKKHGNIPL is encoded by the coding sequence GTGACTGCCGAACCCGCCGCCACTCAGGACCAGCCCGACATCCACACCACCGCCGGCAAGCTCGCCGACCTCGAACGCCGGCTCGACGAGGCGGTCCACGCCGCCAGCGAGAAGGCGGTGGAGAAGCAGCACGCCAAGGGCCGTCAGACCGCCCGCGAGCGGATCGAGCAGCTCTTCGACGAGGGCTCTTTCGTCGAGATGGACGAGCTGGCACGGCACCGGTCCACCAACTTCGGGCTCGAGAAGAACCGCCCGTACGGCGACGGCGTCATCACCGGCTACGGCACGATCGACGGCCGCCAGGTGTGCGTGTTCTCCCAGGACTTCACGATCTTCGGCGGCTCGCTCGGCGAGGTCTACGGCGAGAAGATCACCAAGGTGATGGACCTCGCCATCAAGACCGGCTCGCCGATCATCGGCATCAACGAGGGCGCCGGCGCCCGCATCCAGGAGGGCGTCGTCTCGCTCGGTCTGTACGGCGAGATCTTCCGCCGCAACGTCCACGCCTCCGGCGTCATCCCGCAGATCTCGCTGATCATGGGCAACTGCGCCGGCGGCCACGTCTACTCCCCCGCGGTCACCGACTTCACCGTGATGGTCGACCAGACCTCGGCGATGTTCATCACCGGACCCGACGTGATCAAGACCGTCACCGGCGAGGACGTCACGATGGAGGAGCTCGGCGGCGCCCGGGCCCACAACACCAAGTCCGGCAACGCCCACTACATGGCCGCCGACGAGGAGGACGCGCTCGAGTACGTCAAGGCGCTGCTGTCCTACCTCCCGCAGAACAACATGGACGAGCCGCCGTCCTTCCCGGAGGAGGCCGACCTTGCCCCCACCGACGAGGACCTCGCGCTCGACACGCTGATCCCCGACAGCCCGAACCAGCCCTACGACATGCACGACGTCATCACGACCGTGCTCGACGACGGCGAGTTCCTCGAGGTGCAGCCGCTCTTCGCGCCCAACATCATCGTCGGCTACGGCCGGGTCGAGGGCCACTCGGTCGGCATCGTGGCCAACCAGCCGATGCAGTTCGCCGGCACCCTCGACATCGACGCCTCCGAGAAGGCCGCCCGGTTCGTGCGCACCTGCGACGCGTTCAACATCCCGGTCGTCACCTTCGTCGACGTGCCCGGCTTCCTCCCCGGCGTCGGCCAGGAGCACGCCGGCATCATCCGCCGCGGCGCGAAGCTGATCTACGCCTACGCCGAGGCCACCGTCCCGCTGGTCACGATCATCACCCGCAAGGCCTACGGCGGCGCCTACGACGTCATGGGCTCCAAGCACCTCGGCGCCGACCTCAACCTGTCGTGGCCCACCGGCCAGATCGCGGTGATGGGCGCTCAGGGCGCGGCCAACATCGTCTACCGCCGCGAGCTCAAGGAGCTCGCCGACAGCGGAACCTCGCAGGAGCAGGTCGACACCCGGCGCGCCGAGCTGATCGACGAGTACGAGACCACGCTCGCCAACCCCTACATCGCGGCCGAGCGCGGCTACATCGACGCCGTCATCCGCCCGCACGAGACGCGCGCCGAGATCGTCCGCGGCCTGCGGCTGCTGCGCACCAAGCGGGAAGTCCTCCCGCCCAAGAAGCACGGGAACATCCCGCTGTGA
- a CDS encoding epoxide hydrolase family protein, whose amino-acid sequence MNTQPSTEISTEIRPFTVEVPQAQLDDLQARLANTRFAPAAPGDSWDYGTPESYLRDMVGRWQQFDWRAEEARINAHPNFVTDIDGQTVHFVHVRSEVGDATPLLLAHTYPGSFTEFLEMIAPLTDPVAHGGTEADAFHVVIPSMPGFGFSTPVAEGPWTMARIARTYDALMRRLGYDSYGIHGSDGGALVSRELAVLDPQGFRGAHVLQLFSFPTGAEGEMDDFGPREYAALAHLQWFQGVGGYNAMNGSRPQTIGAALADSPVGTLAYSELFESFGNGTSLVTPEQVIAQASLYWLTNTYASAARYHYEEQRTGVEPVVSQGRIGVVVFKDDFQTIRAFAERDNANIQHWTEYDRGGHYAALEVPELVVEDLRKFFA is encoded by the coding sequence ATGAACACCCAGCCCAGCACCGAGATCAGCACCGAGATCCGCCCCTTCACCGTCGAGGTCCCGCAGGCCCAGCTCGACGACCTCCAGGCCCGCCTCGCCAACACCCGCTTCGCCCCGGCCGCGCCCGGCGACTCGTGGGACTACGGCACCCCGGAGTCCTACCTGCGCGACATGGTCGGCCGCTGGCAGCAGTTCGACTGGCGCGCGGAGGAGGCGCGGATCAACGCGCACCCCAACTTCGTGACCGACATCGACGGCCAGACCGTCCACTTCGTGCACGTGCGCTCCGAGGTCGGGGACGCGACGCCGCTCCTGCTCGCGCACACCTACCCGGGCTCGTTCACGGAGTTCCTCGAGATGATCGCCCCGCTCACCGACCCGGTGGCGCACGGCGGCACGGAGGCCGACGCCTTCCACGTCGTGATCCCGTCGATGCCGGGCTTCGGGTTCTCGACGCCTGTCGCCGAGGGGCCGTGGACCATGGCGCGGATCGCACGCACCTACGACGCGCTGATGCGCCGGCTCGGCTACGACTCCTACGGCATCCACGGCAGCGACGGCGGCGCGCTGGTGAGCCGGGAGCTCGCCGTCCTCGACCCCCAGGGCTTCCGCGGCGCGCACGTGCTCCAGCTCTTCTCGTTCCCGACCGGCGCGGAGGGCGAGATGGACGACTTCGGCCCGAGGGAGTACGCCGCGCTCGCGCACCTGCAGTGGTTCCAGGGCGTCGGCGGCTACAACGCCATGAACGGCAGCCGTCCGCAGACCATCGGCGCCGCGTTGGCCGACTCGCCGGTCGGGACGCTTGCCTACAGCGAGCTGTTCGAGAGCTTCGGCAACGGCACCAGCCTGGTCACGCCCGAGCAGGTGATCGCCCAGGCGAGCCTCTACTGGCTCACCAACACCTACGCCTCGGCCGCCCGCTACCACTACGAGGAGCAGCGGACCGGCGTCGAGCCGGTCGTCAGCCAGGGCCGGATCGGCGTGGTCGTGTTCAAGGACGACTTCCAGACGATCCGCGCGTTCGCCGAGCGCGACAACGCCAACATCCAGCACTGGACGGAGTACGACCGCGGCGGGCACTACGCCGCGCTGGAGGTCCCGGAGCTCGTCGTCGAGGACCTGCGGAAGTTCTTCGCCTGA